The nucleotide sequence TTCTGACGCATTTTTATGGCGTATCGCGAAAAAAATTTATCTCAAGTTTTATCATTCCAACAGCCTTAACCGCAGCCCTCGGCCTGACGGCCGGATATATTGGCGGTTTGCTCATTCATTAAGGAATTCCCATGAGACGACAAACGCTTGTCTACATTTTCCTTAGCGTCATCAGCCTCAGCGGGATACTCGCTACGCCTGCGCACGCGCAAGATGGCCTCCCCGGATCTCCGGCCTTCGGCTATGGCGTCTGCTTGCAAATTAGCGGCCACCAGATCGAAACCGCGATTCAGGTTGCCAGCAATTATGGCATCGATTGGCTCACGATTGATTTCAATTGGGCCAAATACTGGCCGGATGCGAATAGCGATCCTCAGTGGGATGAGCTAGACCGGGCGATGAATGCAATTAGCAATACTTCCATCGCGGTGATGGTGTCGATCTACAATGCGCCCGCGTGGGCGATGGAGGCCTCTGGGCCCAGCAGCACCTGGACGAGTGAGCTCGCCCTGAGGCTGGCGCGGCGATACCCCCAACATTTACTCGCCTTCGAGATCTTCCCCGGCGCGAATACAGTGCAGGGCTGGGGCACAACCCCCAACGCATCCGCGTATGTCCATTTACTTCATAGTGTAGATACCGCCCTTCGTTCCGCCGGTCACCACCAGACCACGTTGGCAAGCGGGCTAAACCCCATCGAGGGCACTCAGTCGGCGCTCGGTTTTCTGCAATCCCTATACGATGCCGGCCTCGGCACGCAAATCCCCATTATCAGTTTGCGCATCCCTTCGGTAGTACATCCCCCCTCTACCTCGCCGGACGAAGTCGCCGACTATACGTTGCGTTTTTACGAACAGGTTCGCCAGGTGATGCTCGCCAACGGACATCAAAACGGGTTGATCTGGCTAACGCGTTTCGAATGGGGCGGCGGGCAATCGGCAGAAACACAAAGTCAAGCGGAGTGGCTGCAAAACGCCTATATCGCCATGCGCAAACAACTCTATATTGGTGTGGCCTCCTTCTATTGTCTCAACGATACCAGTACAGGCACAAATTTACTCAACACAGATGGCAGTCCCACGCTAACATTGAATTCATTGGGCGAATTAATTGCTTCCGAAAGCGGTCACCATACATCCAGCAGTTCAGATGGATAAATACGAATGACAAAATTACTACGCACGCTATTTTTTTTCACAATTTTTCTCGTTTCCTTGAGTCTGGGATTTCGGCTTAGTTCAAGCAACGGTCTCGCATTTGAATTGCCTCAAAATGCGGTTCCACCGACATCAACCCCAGACCCATCAAGCACGGTTCCGACATTCGAAGAAGAGAACCAACGCAATATTCTGGCAATTGGCGTCAACAGGGTAGATGGCGCTGAACCCCAACTCGAGGGCATCTGGCTGATCGTCTATTTTCATGATTCGCCAGAAGTCAACTTGATTGCATTATTCCCATCCATAGCAGAAGATAGCGCGAGCTATAATGAGAAAATCGCGGGCAGTTTTTCATTAATGCCAGAAGGCGCGCCCGGCGAGATATTTTGGCAAGAGATGGAAACCCGTACCATTCTTTTCCATAATTATTTCGTCTTCGATATGGATGCACTACAGAAAATCACTCAGCTTGTGCAAATCGATGACGATTACACCACCAATCCACCGAACTGGCGCGAAACGCCGATTGCAGCCCTGCGCAGACAAGCCCGGTTACTCGAGCAGATGTGCAGCAGTTTTCAACAAGGCAATCTGACTGATAATATTTCCTCTTTTTTAGATAGTCTTGACCCGCACACCAGCACCAACATCCTGCAATGGGAAATCGAGGCCGATTGGCAATTACTCATTGGCTTCCGCACAGAAATGAAGTGCCTTTTTCCAAACCTGACAATAGCGCCTTAGCAAATACAGCGCTCGCCAGCACAAATTATTTTCAGAAAATCAGGCAAGTTACGCCCGAATGCGGCAACTTGCCTGATTTTCGCACTTAAATACGACTTTTTTACTCTAAATAGGCCAAAAGACTTGCCTAATCAGTGGGTTATCAGTATAATGCCAGAATCATGCCATTCATCACTTATCAATTCATGTTTTCCAATATCCGTAGATTTCAAGCTTTCGCTGCGTAGATAAGAAAATATCGAAATATGGGGGAGTTTAGGTCACGAAAGGCAGCGTACTTCTCTTTTAAATCTTATCCACTGCTGTAGCGAAAGACATAGAATTATTGTTGTTTTTAGCTGTCCTGGCTTTTTGTGATTCCTAAGGAGGATTCATAGTTGAATATTAAATTGGTACTCGTTGAAGGACCATCCCCGGGTGAGGAGTTTGAGCTAACGGGCGAAAAAATAACAATTGGGCGCGATCCAGCGAATAGTTGGCCGCTGGATTACAATGCCGTTTCCCGCAATCATGCCAAATTCACCAAACGAGGGGCATCCTATCAGGTGGAAGATATGGGAAGCAGCAATGGCACATTCGTCAATGGTGAAAAAATTTCGGAACCCTATCTCTTGAATGGGGGTGAAGAGATCGGCTTTGGCAAAGCTGTCAAAGTGCATTATATAGCCATTGGCGCCACCACAATCGAAGAAATCGCAACAGTCCAACCTGTAGAACCTTTGATTTCCACAAAGGTGGAAGTGCTGGATGGCCTGGGCCGAACTACAGTTGGGGAGGTTTTGCCATCGATGGATGTACCGCCCCAGTTGTCGGTAGCGATTGCTGGATCTGTACCAAATGTTTACACACTCACAAAATCCAGGCTGACCTTTGGGCGTGGTGACGACAACGATATCATTATTGCTTCCCCGGTTGTTTCGCGTAACCACGGATACCTTGAAAAGACCGCGCACGGAGGCTACCAAATAGTAGCCTTGCCACAGGCCAGCAACACAGCCTATTTAGATGGATACCCAATCACGGGTCCAAGCGCCCTGGAAAACGACGCCAATATCCGTATTGGGGGGCAAATTCCCGGCGCGATGGTTTCGATGGTCTATCTCTCGCCCTCCGAAGCTGCCACAGCGCTGACCACAGAGATTGCCTTCGGCGATAAAACCGTCATCCAGCTTGGGCGAGCCGCCGAAAATGATGTAATTTTGGGTGTTTCGCAAGTTTCACAATTCCATGCCCAAATCGAAAAGGTCGGGCAGCGTTATAAGATCAAAGATTTGGACAGCACCAACGGCACCTTCGTGAATGATGTGCGCATCCAGACTGAAACCTGGTTATCACGAAATGATTCGGTTCGCATTGGCCCCTATCGCTTTGTGATGGGTGCTGAATCTCTGGCGCAATTTGATGATTCAGTCGATTTGCGGGTTGAGATTCTGGGTCTGAATAAATGGGTCAGCAACGATCTCAATATCTTGCAAGATATTTCGCTGGCATTTCAGCCGCGCGAGTTCGTTGTTGTTGTGGGACAAAGTGGTGGTGGCAAATCCACCCTCGTAGACGCGGTTGCTGGTTATCGCCCCGCCACACATGGGCAGGTCACCGTCAATGGCACCAATGTGTACGAGAATTTTGAGGCCATCCGCGACATCATTGGCTTTGTACCGCAAAAAGACATCATCCACATGGAGTTAAGCGTCTTTGACGCCCTCGACTATACCGCCCAGTTGCGCATGCCGCCGGACACCACCAAGGCAGAACGCCACCAGCGGGTTGAAGAAGTCATGCAAACGCTCGATATCGCCCATCGGCGCGATAACCAGATCATGAAGTTGAGCGGCGGGCAGCAAAAACGTGTTTCGATCGGGGTGGAGCTACTCACCAAGCCCGGCTTATTTTTCTTGGATGAACCCTCCTCGGGGTTGGATCCGGGTACTGAAACCTCCCTGATGCACTTGATGCGTCAAATGGCCGATCAAGGGCGCACCATCATTTTAATCACTCATGCGACCAAAAACGTCTTCCTCGCGGACAAGGTAGTATTCCTGGCGCGCGGCGGCTTTTTATCCTGGTTTGGCCCGCCGGACGAAGCCCTGGCATTCTTTGACCAATATCGCTCTGAACGCGATCGCCGCGTCAGCGCGATGGAGTTCGACCAAATTTACGCCGTTCTGGAAGATACGAGCAAGGGCACGCCGGAAGAGTGGGCTGAACGCTATCGCCAACACCCTGCTTACCAAAAATATGTCATTGATGCCCTGGGCGACAAAGCTGGAAGCGTGCAACAAAGCGCTGCGCCGCTTTCCGCCAGCACACCGGCCAATATTGAGACACGCGCCCTGCCCGAAAAGCAAAGGAAAGTCTCTGCGCTGCGGCAGTTTGTTATCCTTTCAAAACGGAACTTGCGCATTCTGGGGAAAGACCGCTTTAGTCTGGCACTCATGTTGGCGGCTTCGCCACTCATGGGGATGATGTCGGTGCTTTTGGCAGCCGTATTGGGAAATAAACCCTTCGATTTCAACACGGGCAACATGAATAATATTGTCATCTCTTTATTTTTGTTGACCATTTATGGCGTGATGATCGGGGGACTTTCTCAAATGCGTGAGATTGTCAAAGAGGGCGAAATCTACAAACGCGAGCGGTTAGTCAATTTGAAGATTTTGCCATACGTGCTTTCCAAAGTTTGGGTGGCGGCTGCTTTGGCGCTTTACCAAACAGCCACATATATGATTATTCACTTCCTGGCCTACGATATGCCCGGCGGCATACTCGAATTTGGTTTGATGTATATATCATTGACCTTAGCGACCCTGGCCGGAATGATGTTAGGCCTATTCTCTTCAGCACTTTCTCCATCCGCCAACGCGGCCCCGCTGATCGTAATCTTGCTGATGTTGCCGCAGATCGTTTTAGGCGGGGTCTTGGTACCCATGCCCGATGCAGTCAGCGGGATCACTTCTACCCGTTGGGCTTTTCAAGGCTTCCTGGGCGTTTCAGGCGTAGGCTCGGATATTGCTGCCGATATTTGCCTGACGCTGCCTCCGGAAAAAATTGCAGCCATGTCGGCTGAAGACAAGCTCGCCAATGGTTGTAAATGTTTGGGCAGCAATGTCGTCCGGGAAGAATCGTGCAATTTCCCTGGCATTGGTAGCCTCTATCATCCAGCCATTGATGAGGCATTACCACCCGGCCCAGGCCCAGAACCCGTTCGTCCGGCTGACCCCGTTATTCCGGAGGCGCCAGAGCAGCCGGTTGACCAATCGGACTCGGTGGCTGTAGCAGCCTATCTTGCTGAATTGCAGGAATATCAGACAGAAGTTGAACAAATCCAGGCCACCTCAAAGGCCGAATTTGCGGCCTACGAGGCAGAGATTGAAGTTTATAAAGCCAAAGTGGTTGCTTTTCAGGAAGCTTCAATCACCCACCAGGCAAATGTTGTTTCGTCCATCCAGCCAGCCGAGACCTTTATCAAAACCTATCGGGAAAAATTTGGCTGGGCGTTTGTCAATAAAGCCAATCCCGCAGAATATGGCGCGTTTCTTTTGAAAACCTGGATTGCCCAGCTTGTGATTAGCGGAATCCTGTTCGTTGGGATCGTCTTGCTGCAAAAACGTAAGGATGTGAACTAGATGAAACTGCGATCATTATCCATTATGAGCGCGATCCTGGCTCTAGGGTTGGCTGCCTGTGGGGGCGGGGCCAGCGCCCCGGAAATGACCGCTCAGGCGCTGGGGCAATCCATCTCGCTGACCGCAACGGCTGGAGCGAGTGACGGCTTTGATGCCCAGGCTGATCTACAAACGGCGGTGGCTCAGGCAACCGAGCAAGCCGCCGCCGCGGTTGCCACACAGGCAGCCCTGGCAGGACTCGACGCTGAGGCTGCAGCCGCAACGGCGACGGTTGAAGCGCCGATTCGGGCCGAATTGCCCCTATACGGGATTGACCCGGCCAACGGGCATGTGGCCTGGATACATCCCCCGACCGCGCTTACCGTGACGGGATATTTGCAACACGATTATGTTAACGATTTTATCGGCACCGTGGCGCAAAACTTCGTCGTTTCAACGGATATTACCTGGGATACAACAACCGGGCTGGCAGGTTGCGGGCTGGTTTTGCGCTCGAATGGCAATCAGGATGCACTAAGCCAATATCTGGTGATTGCCACCCGCGGAGCGAATGGGCATGTTGTTTTCAACTCCATGCTGGACGGCAAACTACGCAACGGGATTGATTTNNNNNNNNNNNNNNNNNNNNNNNNNNNNNNNNNNNNNNNNNNNNNNNNNNNNNNNNNNNNNNNNNNNNNNNNNNNNNNNNNNNNNNNNNNNNNNNNNNNNGCAATTTCAAACCGAATCTGGCTGTCGTCCAATCTGAAACACCCTACTTTGAACGTGGTTTTGTGGCAATGGTCGCCTTGAACGAATCGGGAACCACCAATTGCCAATTCAACAATGCCTGGTTGTGGATTGTTGACAAATAGATGGAAACTACTCAGCCTGCGGCGAAGGCGTAAGCCTGAGCGAGAAACAAGAAAGCTGAGTAGTTTCAATAAACGTAATTATTTACCAGAGATAGCAAAGAAATTATTGGAGGTATTTTATGTCTGAACCCTCATGGATAGGCCGCAAACTCAGCGACCGATACGAGATTGAGGATTTGCTGGGCGCAGGAGGCATGTCTTCTGTTTTTCGAGCGAATGATCCTAACTTGCGGCGAGCTGTTGCGATAAAATTAATTCATCCCCATTTGTCCTCAGACCCACAATTTATCAGCCGATTCGAGGAAGAAGCGGTTTCTGTTGCACAATTGCGCCATCCAAATATCATCCAGGTACACGACTTCGCCAACGACGGTGATACTTATTATATGGTCTTGGAATTCGTGCCGGGCGAAACCCTGGAAGATCGCATGAAACGCCTGAATGAAGATGGGCGCAGCTTTTCAACCCATGATGCTGTCGAAATCATTGCCAATATTTGTGATGCTTTAGAATACGCCCATAAGCGCGGCATGATCCACCGGGACATCAAACCAGCCAATATCATGCTCAATCTTCAGGGGCAATCCATTTTGATGGATTTCGGCATCGCCAAGATCGTCGGCGGGAAACAGCACACAGCTACGGGCGCAGTTGTCGGAACAGCTTTCTACATGGCACCCGAGATCATTCGGGGAGAAATGGCCGATCATCGGGTGGATATTTATTCCCTGGGCGTAACATTATTTGAGACCCTAACAGGCAAGCGGCCTTTTGAAGCCAACTCTGCAATGTCCATCTTAATGATGCACGTTAATGACCCCGTTCCTGACGCAAGCCAAATCAACCCGGATGTGCCGCCCGCACTCGTTGCTGCGGTAGTCAGAGCTATGGCCAAAGACAAAAATGAGCGCTATCAGACAGCCGCCGAATTTGCAGCGGCATTACGCGCAGCAAACCTCAGTCAAACTACGGATGCCAAACCCATCGAAAATATTGCCCCGCCAGATTTATCGGGAACCATTATCGAAGAAGCTCCACTTACTGGAGCCGAAGCGATGGGCGGCACCATGATTGAAGATGCTCCTCCTGTTGAATCTCCAAAGATAGCTGGCACGATGATCGAAGAAGCTCCACCCGCAGAATCTTTAAAGATGTCTGGAACCATGATTGATGAAGTTCCGTTCAGCGAATCGTTAAAAGTAGCGGCTCCGGCAAGTGTAGCCAGCACTATAAAACCTGGGCCGCCGCCAACAAAACCACCCGCTACGGCTACGGCAAAAAAGCCAAAAGGTGGCTTGCCGCTTAAATGGATTGGGATCGGCGCAGTCGGCGTTATTCTGATTGGCGCACTGGCTTTCTTTGGGCTTGGCGGCTTCAGTGCCTCAGAGCCAACTGCCACCCCCACTATGGAGCCCACCGCTACGACAGAACCCACCGCCACATCGGAGCCAACCGCGACTCTGACTCCAGAGCCTTCCGCCACATCGGAGCCAACAGCCACCCTGGAGCCAACGGAAATCCCCACGGCAACATTGCCCCCAGGGCCTCAAGTGCGCATCAATTCCATTATGCTGGACGGCAGTACCTACGTCGTTGAGTATGAAACTTTTGAGTATACGGAAGTTTTGCCGGGGATGCATGTCCATTTTTATTTTAACAATTTCACCCAGGAACAAGTCGGGTCTGGTGGTGGTGGGAGCTGGTTCTTGTACGGCGGCCCGCGCCCCTTCCGCGGTTTTACCACGAACAATCGTCCCGCTAGCGCGACCCAAATGTGTGCGATTGTCGCGAATCCCAATCACACCATTATTTTGGATACCGGAAATTGTGTTGATCTTCCGTAAAATACTTTTCTACTAGCCAAAACACCCGTTATTTGGCGGGCGTTTTGGCTAGTGTAAATGCGCTAAAAAGGAAAAATATCCGTTATGAAAAACAAACTTGTTATGGGGATCTTGGCGCTAGTATTCGCCACGCTTGCCTGTGGAATACCCACTACGACTGCAACACCCGATGGACCAAATCTTGAGGCAACCCAATTGGCAGCCACAATCGTTGCATTACAACAGAATCAAAATGCGCCAACCACCGCCCCGACCAGTGAACAAGCCCCGGCAAACACACAGGCTCCGGAAGCAACCACGGCGCCAACAGTTCCTGGAAAACCGATGTTATCCGTTAGCGTGAATACCAACTGCCGCTCTGGCCCCGGCCTCAAATACCCGATCACTGGCTCGATTGTAACCAATGGCTCCTTTGAAGTGGTTGCGAGGCCAGCCAGTTCGGACCCTTATGTGATCATCAAAAATCCCGGCGGTGGCGCAGATTGTTGGGCGTGGCTTGAACATGCCACCATCACCGGTGATACCAGCGCCCTGCCGACTATCTCAGCGCCACCGATCCCGCTGGGGTCAATCAGCGGATTGGTTTGGATAGAAGATTGTGATGATTTAAATCCCGCAACTACCGGTTGCATAACCATGAGTTCCGGCCTTCCTGAGGGCGATGGAGTTTTCAACAGCGAATTCTTGCTCTCGGGTATCGTGGTGGAATTATTTTCCGGAAAATGCCCCCCGACAACATCAAAGGCTACGCAATCAACAAACTCCAGTGGCGGCTATAAATTCGATGGGCTGGAAGCGGGCACATATTGTGTGGTGGTCGATACGTTCAATCACGGTAATGATACTGTGTTGATACAAAATTTTGGAGGCACCTTCACCTTCCCGAACCGCAATAACACCGTCCAAACCCATCAGGTGGATCTCTCGCCGGGCAAAAATGTAAATGGATTCAACTTTGGCTGGGATGACTTTGAACAATAGACAGAACAGGATTTTCACGGCTGCATAAGAATCAAATCCATCCACGCGAGCCATTCCAACGCAAGCCCCCTGTGAGATAAACTCTTTCAGGGGGCTTGCTGATTCCCAAAAATTTGCCTTGTCTTAGTTTTTGAACTACACTTATACAAAAGCGCAAGGCGCTGCCAAGCGCAGAGCAAAAAATGGTTAAATCTGTAATCGTCAACAAAAGCTTGAACGCGCGTCATTCTGAACGGAGCGCAGCGGAGTGAAGAATCCCTGAACCGTAATATTGAAACGTGCCTATGCCAGTGATGAATCAAGCCGCTTCTAATGTCATTCCTAGCTACGCTCGGAATGACAACGCTAGTTTCGCTGTTCAAGCTACTATTGCCCCATACAAATAATGGTTGAGTCCGCTTAATTCGCATCTGTTGGAGATATGTAATGAAAAATCGGCAACCCAATAACCCCCTGCATGGGATTACCCTTGAAATGATGCTGAAACAGCTGGTTGAACAATTCGGCTGGGAGGAGTTGGGAATCCGCATCCCTATAAAATGCTTTACGCATGATCCCAGTATCAAATCCAGCCTGAAATTCTTGCGCCGAACGCCCTGGGCAAGAAAAAAAGTTGAAGAGCTATACCTGAAATCAATTTCTAAATAGGGTCTCGCAGCCTCAATCCATAAACCCTCACACGCGCTACAACTGGAGGTAAACTCATGCCCGAACTTATTTACCGCTCCGCGACCGAATTAGCCGAACTCATTCGCGAAAAAAAAGCTTCTGCTACAGAAATTCTGGAGGCACATTTGGCACAGATCGCCAAATACAATCCCAGCCTAAACGCGATTGTGACGCTGAACGAAGAGAATGCCCGTCAAACTGCGTCTGCCGCAGATGCTGCGCTCGAAAAAGGCGTTCTATGGGGGCCATTGCATGGCGTGCCGATCACCATCAAAGATGCTTTCGAAACGGCGGGACTGCGGACGACCAGCAGTTTTAAGCCCCTTGCAAATTACATCCCTGAGCAAGATGCCACCGTTGTCGCCCGCTTGCGGCAGGCAGGCGCGATCGTTTTAGGAAAAACCAATATGCCCATGCTGGCTTTGGACATCCAGAGCGACAGTCCGCTATTTGGAAGGGCAAATAATCCCTGGAATATTACCTGTACACCGGGGGGAAGCACGGGGGGTGGCGCGGCCTCCCTCGCGGCAGGATTCTCGCCCCTCGAAATTGGCAGCGACCTCGGGGGGTCTGTGCGAATCCCGGCTCATTTTTGCGGGGTATTTGCGCTCAAGCCCACAGACCATCTAATCTCACTGGCAGGCCACATTCCCGAGCCACCCGGATCACCACAAGGGGTACGCCATATGGGAATGCCTGGTCCCCTGGCGCGCTCCATAGACGATTTGCGGCTAGCACTCTCTTTGATTGCCGGTGCAGATGGCCGCCGCTGGGAAGCACCGCCCATCACGGTAACACCGGTGCAAAAAAAGCCGCTAAAAACGTATCGCATTGCATGGACAGATCACTTTGGCGGAGTGGCCGCATCTCAAGAGACGCGGGCAATCATGCAAAAATTGGCTGGCGATCTGGGCCAGGCGGGTTGCCATGTAGAGCAAATTTCTCCACCAGATTTTGACTATGACCTGGCCTGGCAACTCTATGGCGAGATCGCAGGGGCAGAAATTGGCTCCGGCATGGATACAATTCCCCGCTTGCTAACGAGTTTACAATTTCGAAGGATGGCAGATCCATCGCCGCTCAAAAAGGGCTATGTGAGTGGCCTCGGGTTGAAAATGACACGCTACGCGGAGGCGCTGACCAGCCGCGACCTATTGATCGCTCAATTGGAAGTTTTTCTCTCCAAATGGGATGCCTGGCTGTGTCCGGTTACCGTCGGAGCAGCATTTAAACACTGCAAAACTGGGCAGCC is from Chloroflexota bacterium and encodes:
- a CDS encoding amidase; protein product: MPELIYRSATELAELIREKKASATEILEAHLAQIAKYNPSLNAIVTLNEENARQTASAADAALEKGVLWGPLHGVPITIKDAFETAGLRTTSSFKPLANYIPEQDATVVARLRQAGAIVLGKTNMPMLALDIQSDSPLFGRANNPWNITCTPGGSTGGGAASLAAGFSPLEIGSDLGGSVRIPAHFCGVFALKPTDHLISLAGHIPEPPGSPQGVRHMGMPGPLARSIDDLRLALSLIAGADGRRWEAPPITVTPVQKKPLKTYRIAWTDHFGGVAASQETRAIMQKLAGDLGQAGCHVEQISPPDFDYDLAWQLYGEIAGAEIGSGMDTIPRLLTSLQFRRMADPSPLKKGYVSGLGLKMTRYAEALTSRDLLIAQLEVFLSKWDAWLCPVTVGAAFKHCKTGQPIEIDGQDVPYFTANMSFTTIFNMTGNPVVVLPAGHTKAGIPVGIQAVGQRWNDMALLAAAEALTEITGKFQSPPNF
- a CDS encoding FHA domain-containing protein, which encodes MNIKLVLVEGPSPGEEFELTGEKITIGRDPANSWPLDYNAVSRNHAKFTKRGASYQVEDMGSSNGTFVNGEKISEPYLLNGGEEIGFGKAVKVHYIAIGATTIEEIATVQPVEPLISTKVEVLDGLGRTTVGEVLPSMDVPPQLSVAIAGSVPNVYTLTKSRLTFGRGDDNDIIIASPVVSRNHGYLEKTAHGGYQIVALPQASNTAYLDGYPITGPSALENDANIRIGGQIPGAMVSMVYLSPSEAATALTTEIAFGDKTVIQLGRAAENDVILGVSQVSQFHAQIEKVGQRYKIKDLDSTNGTFVNDVRIQTETWLSRNDSVRIGPYRFVMGAESLAQFDDSVDLRVEILGLNKWVSNDLNILQDISLAFQPREFVVVVGQSGGGKSTLVDAVAGYRPATHGQVTVNGTNVYENFEAIRDIIGFVPQKDIIHMELSVFDALDYTAQLRMPPDTTKAERHQRVEEVMQTLDIAHRRDNQIMKLSGGQQKRVSIGVELLTKPGLFFLDEPSSGLDPGTETSLMHLMRQMADQGRTIILITHATKNVFLADKVVFLARGGFLSWFGPPDEALAFFDQYRSERDRRVSAMEFDQIYAVLEDTSKGTPEEWAERYRQHPAYQKYVIDALGDKAGSVQQSAAPLSASTPANIETRALPEKQRKVSALRQFVILSKRNLRILGKDRFSLALMLAASPLMGMMSVLLAAVLGNKPFDFNTGNMNNIVISLFLLTIYGVMIGGLSQMREIVKEGEIYKRERLVNLKILPYVLSKVWVAAALALYQTATYMIIHFLAYDMPGGILEFGLMYISLTLATLAGMMLGLFSSALSPSANAAPLIVILLMLPQIVLGGVLVPMPDAVSGITSTRWAFQGFLGVSGVGSDIAADICLTLPPEKIAAMSAEDKLANGCKCLGSNVVREESCNFPGIGSLYHPAIDEALPPGPGPEPVRPADPVIPEAPEQPVDQSDSVAVAAYLAELQEYQTEVEQIQATSKAEFAAYEAEIEVYKAKVVAFQEASITHQANVVSSIQPAETFIKTYREKFGWAFVNKANPAEYGAFLLKTWIAQLVISGILFVGIVLLQKRKDVN
- a CDS encoding DUF2132 domain-containing protein; this translates as MKNRQPNNPLHGITLEMMLKQLVEQFGWEELGIRIPIKCFTHDPSIKSSLKFLRRTPWARKKVEELYLKSISK
- a CDS encoding serine/threonine protein kinase — protein: MSEPSWIGRKLSDRYEIEDLLGAGGMSSVFRANDPNLRRAVAIKLIHPHLSSDPQFISRFEEEAVSVAQLRHPNIIQVHDFANDGDTYYMVLEFVPGETLEDRMKRLNEDGRSFSTHDAVEIIANICDALEYAHKRGMIHRDIKPANIMLNLQGQSILMDFGIAKIVGGKQHTATGAVVGTAFYMAPEIIRGEMADHRVDIYSLGVTLFETLTGKRPFEANSAMSILMMHVNDPVPDASQINPDVPPALVAAVVRAMAKDKNERYQTAAEFAAALRAANLSQTTDAKPIENIAPPDLSGTIIEEAPLTGAEAMGGTMIEDAPPVESPKIAGTMIEEAPPAESLKMSGTMIDEVPFSESLKVAAPASVASTIKPGPPPTKPPATATAKKPKGGLPLKWIGIGAVGVILIGALAFFGLGGFSASEPTATPTMEPTATTEPTATSEPTATLTPEPSATSEPTATLEPTEIPTATLPPGPQVRINSIMLDGSTYVVEYETFEYTEVLPGMHVHFYFNNFTQEQVGSGGGGSWFLYGGPRPFRGFTTNNRPASATQMCAIVANPNHTIILDTGNCVDLP